One window of the Solanum stenotomum isolate F172 chromosome 11, ASM1918654v1, whole genome shotgun sequence genome contains the following:
- the LOC125844618 gene encoding uncharacterized protein LOC125844618 isoform X2, whose product MGSKRKSKSSNHFKKRNIGCDDSGIFQHLISVLQTPQGVKLPVLKSLYCLLVHFSLNSLESPTYKLDFDDLDMEVNHNGFKASSEDIETLSGILFEEMYERFDILFSAPRDTSVNDQRQGILQKNMSKDAETFYLLLRCCMVTLTLLVSQHNLLLEKGKILLVLLRKLCSIKTFAAGNRMEMTFQKSVSHAFTSEDNDCRTTSTEDIVASLHFFEPSDPHTSFLCATFEVFVDELLVHGQLRRYFKLIDSLASSAEVLFTPQSGQGDIGIVMEVLSRYFLLSWSDEHRSGDHLNRLLLVNNEYFKSSLKAHELSLSAAISLLLNPIILSAPKLMQAQLISMIYEATFLLVDIQNLKTNHRPLKFFLSLFEKSVALYMKHLSLLQNACQSSFVSHSSTKGAEGNGIHPLFELCILARTRKEINNLILKFEDSSQPHFLKLFFEMKSDLISSCVTYVKESRYLLDNSCQDEIMSTLSCLILRASDSFKENAIVDASLEDICLLVSTLKLMSSSLLQVVWCLRCNLNSGSPKTLKDFSSCGEYNSILGIIDCFRELSIYSSVQNFSRQMMEIDSEKHKVSKMMFLHFSGMLSFSFFKRLDCLAKGCLFAVAALLNLFIFEEGNLDIVQSLVDPTPDFFSYGLSAVRIQEAVVDKRSSLVVASKFQKARTLCSSSRKGDSSAISTSEVYNEEDVEAVEEETEETTNGKIFLQCRSLAEQVPDLDDLADFIECKQGKDYPLWLKHRQEYRKLKCDKMALLRWKRKKKSWKVMKRNKP is encoded by the exons ATGGGTTCTAAGAGAAAATCCAAGAGCTCGAACCATTTCAAAAAACGAAACATAGGTTGTGATGATTCTGGCATTTTCCAGCATCTTATCTCAGTCCTTCAAACTCCACAG GGTGTGAAGTTACCTGTGTTGAAAAGTTTGTATTGTCTGCTTGTCCATTTCTCGTTGAACTCACTAGAAAGTCCAACATATAAActtgattttgatgatttggACATGGAAGTTAATCACAATGGGTTTAAGGCATCATCAGAAGATATAGAGACCCTCTCTGGCATATTATTTGAAGAAATGTATGAGCGGTTTGACATTTTATTCTCTGCTCCCCGTGATACTTCTGTGAATGATCAGAGACAAGGTATTTTGCAGAAGAATATGTCCAAAGATGCTGAAACTTTTTATTTGCTGCTGAGGTGTTGTATGGTAACCTTGACCTTGCTTGTGTCCCAACACAATCTTCTTTTAGAAAAAGGGAAGATCCTTTTGGTGTTGCTCCGAAAGTTATGTTCAATAAAAACATTTGCAGCAGGAAATAGGATGGAAATGACTTTTCAAAAATCAGTTTCTCATGCATTCACATCTGAGGATAATGATTGCAGAACAACCTCCACAGAGGACATTGTTGCATCCCTCCATTTCTTTGAGCCATCTGATCCTCATACTTCTTTCTTGTGTGCAACATTTGAG GTTTTTGTGGATGAGCTTCTGGTGCATGGACAGTTGAGACGGTACTTTAAGCTTATTGATTCTCTAGCTTCTTCTGCTGAAGTTTTATTTACACCTCAATCTGGTCAGGGAGATATAGGAATAGTAATGGAAGTTTTGTCTAGGTACTTCTTATTATCATGGTCTGATGAGCATAGGTCTGGAGATCATCTTAACAGATTATTATTGGTAAACAATGAATATTTCAAATCTTCATTAAAAGCTCATGAGTTGAGTCTGTCTGCGGCCATATCGTTGCTTCTCAACCCCATCATTCTTTCTGCCCCAAAACTAATGCAAGCACAATTAATTTCAATGATTTACGAGGCCACCTTTTTGCTGGTTGATATTCAAAACCTTAAGACAAATCATAGACCTCTCAAATTCTTTCTCTCACTGTTTGAAAAATCAGTAGCTTTGTACATGAAGCACCTGTCCCTGTTGCAAAATGCCTGTCAGTCTTCATTTGTTAGTCATTCTTCTACAAAAGGTGCAGAAGGGAATGGTATTCATCCCCTTTTTGAATTGTGTATATTAGCCAGGACAAGAAAGGAGATCAATAAtctaattttgaagtttgaGGATTCATCACAACCtcactttcttaaacttttttttgaaatgaaatctGACCTGATAAGTTCCTGTGTAACATATGTAAAAGAGAGTCGCTATCTTCTAGACAACTCTTGCCAAGATGAGATTATGTCCACCTTAAGTTGCCTAATTTTAAGAGCTTCGGACAGTTTCAAAGAGAATGCAATAGTGGATGCAAGTCTGGAAGATATCTGTCTTCTGGTTTCTACACTAAAGCTAATGAGCTCTTCCTTGTTACAAGTGGTCTGGTGCCTCAGATGCAACTTGAATTCCGGTTCTCCAAAAACCTTGAAAGATTTTTCATCCTGTGGGGAATACAATTCTATCTTGGGAATAATTGACTGTTTTAGAGAGCTCAGCATATACAGTTCAGTCCAAAATTTTTCACGCCAAATGATGGAAATAGACTCTGAGAAGCATAAAGTTTCCAAGATGATGTTTCTGCATTTTTCAGGAATGCTTTCATTCAGTTTCTTTAAGAGGCTTGATTGTTTAGCAAAAGGCTGCTTGTTTGCTGTTGCGGCTCTGCTGAATTTATTCATCTTTGAAGAAGGTAATTTGGATATAGTCCAGTCACTAGTTGATCCAACTCCAGACTTCTTTTCATATGGATTATCTGCTGTTAGAATCCAGGAG GCTGTAGTGGACAAGAGATCTAGTCTTGTGGTTGCATCAAAGTTTCAGAAGGCAAGGACCCTGTGTTCAAGTTCCAG GAAGGGAGATAGCTCAGCGATAAGCACTTCTGAAGTTTATAACGAAGAAGATGTGGAAGCAGTGGAAGAGGAGACGGAGGAAACAACCAATGGGAAGATATTTCTCCAGTGCAGATCACTAGCTGAACAAGTCCCTGATTTGGATGACTTAGCTGATTTTATCGAGTGCAAGCAAGGAAAGGACTACCCTTTGTGGCTAAAGCATCGCCAAGAATATCGAAAGTTGAAATGTGACAAGATGGCACTGTTAAGgtggaaaaggaaaaagaaatctTGGAAAGTCATGAAAAGGAATAAACCTTGA
- the LOC125844618 gene encoding uncharacterized protein LOC125844618 isoform X1 yields the protein MGSKRKSKSSNHFKKRNIGCDDSGIFQHLISVLQTPQGVKLPVLKSLYCLLVHFSLNSLESPTYKLDFDDLDMEVNHNGFKASSEDIETLSGILFEEMYERFDILFSAPRDTSVNDQRQGILQKNMSKDAETFYLLLRCCMVTLTLLVSQHNLLLEKGKILLVLLRKLCSIKTFAAGNRMEMTFQKSVSHAFTSEDNDCRTTSTEDIVASLHFFEPSDPHTSFLCATFEVFVDELLVHGQLRRYFKLIDSLASSAEVLFTPQSGQGDIGIVMEVLSRYFLLSWSDEHRSGDHLNRLLLVNNEYFKSSLKAHELSLSAAISLLLNPIILSAPKLMQAQLISMIYEATFLLVDIQNLKTNHRPLKFFLSLFEKSVALYMKHLSLLQNACQSSFVSHSSTKGAEGNGIHPLFELCILARTRKEINNLILKFEDSSQPHFLKLFFEMKSDLISSCVTYVKESRYLLDNSCQDEIMSTLSCLILRASDSFKENAIVDASLEDICLLVSTLKLMSSSLLQVVWCLRCNLNSGSPKTLKDFSSCGEYNSILGIIDCFRELSIYSSVQNFSRQMMEIDSEKHKVSKMMFLHFSGMLSFSFFKRLDCLAKGCLFAVAALLNLFIFEEGNLDIVQSLVDPTPDFFSYGLSAVRIQEAVVDKRSSLVVASKFQKARTLCSSSRRKGDSSAISTSEVYNEEDVEAVEEETEETTNGKIFLQCRSLAEQVPDLDDLADFIECKQGKDYPLWLKHRQEYRKLKCDKMALLRWKRKKKSWKVMKRNKP from the exons ATGGGTTCTAAGAGAAAATCCAAGAGCTCGAACCATTTCAAAAAACGAAACATAGGTTGTGATGATTCTGGCATTTTCCAGCATCTTATCTCAGTCCTTCAAACTCCACAG GGTGTGAAGTTACCTGTGTTGAAAAGTTTGTATTGTCTGCTTGTCCATTTCTCGTTGAACTCACTAGAAAGTCCAACATATAAActtgattttgatgatttggACATGGAAGTTAATCACAATGGGTTTAAGGCATCATCAGAAGATATAGAGACCCTCTCTGGCATATTATTTGAAGAAATGTATGAGCGGTTTGACATTTTATTCTCTGCTCCCCGTGATACTTCTGTGAATGATCAGAGACAAGGTATTTTGCAGAAGAATATGTCCAAAGATGCTGAAACTTTTTATTTGCTGCTGAGGTGTTGTATGGTAACCTTGACCTTGCTTGTGTCCCAACACAATCTTCTTTTAGAAAAAGGGAAGATCCTTTTGGTGTTGCTCCGAAAGTTATGTTCAATAAAAACATTTGCAGCAGGAAATAGGATGGAAATGACTTTTCAAAAATCAGTTTCTCATGCATTCACATCTGAGGATAATGATTGCAGAACAACCTCCACAGAGGACATTGTTGCATCCCTCCATTTCTTTGAGCCATCTGATCCTCATACTTCTTTCTTGTGTGCAACATTTGAG GTTTTTGTGGATGAGCTTCTGGTGCATGGACAGTTGAGACGGTACTTTAAGCTTATTGATTCTCTAGCTTCTTCTGCTGAAGTTTTATTTACACCTCAATCTGGTCAGGGAGATATAGGAATAGTAATGGAAGTTTTGTCTAGGTACTTCTTATTATCATGGTCTGATGAGCATAGGTCTGGAGATCATCTTAACAGATTATTATTGGTAAACAATGAATATTTCAAATCTTCATTAAAAGCTCATGAGTTGAGTCTGTCTGCGGCCATATCGTTGCTTCTCAACCCCATCATTCTTTCTGCCCCAAAACTAATGCAAGCACAATTAATTTCAATGATTTACGAGGCCACCTTTTTGCTGGTTGATATTCAAAACCTTAAGACAAATCATAGACCTCTCAAATTCTTTCTCTCACTGTTTGAAAAATCAGTAGCTTTGTACATGAAGCACCTGTCCCTGTTGCAAAATGCCTGTCAGTCTTCATTTGTTAGTCATTCTTCTACAAAAGGTGCAGAAGGGAATGGTATTCATCCCCTTTTTGAATTGTGTATATTAGCCAGGACAAGAAAGGAGATCAATAAtctaattttgaagtttgaGGATTCATCACAACCtcactttcttaaacttttttttgaaatgaaatctGACCTGATAAGTTCCTGTGTAACATATGTAAAAGAGAGTCGCTATCTTCTAGACAACTCTTGCCAAGATGAGATTATGTCCACCTTAAGTTGCCTAATTTTAAGAGCTTCGGACAGTTTCAAAGAGAATGCAATAGTGGATGCAAGTCTGGAAGATATCTGTCTTCTGGTTTCTACACTAAAGCTAATGAGCTCTTCCTTGTTACAAGTGGTCTGGTGCCTCAGATGCAACTTGAATTCCGGTTCTCCAAAAACCTTGAAAGATTTTTCATCCTGTGGGGAATACAATTCTATCTTGGGAATAATTGACTGTTTTAGAGAGCTCAGCATATACAGTTCAGTCCAAAATTTTTCACGCCAAATGATGGAAATAGACTCTGAGAAGCATAAAGTTTCCAAGATGATGTTTCTGCATTTTTCAGGAATGCTTTCATTCAGTTTCTTTAAGAGGCTTGATTGTTTAGCAAAAGGCTGCTTGTTTGCTGTTGCGGCTCTGCTGAATTTATTCATCTTTGAAGAAGGTAATTTGGATATAGTCCAGTCACTAGTTGATCCAACTCCAGACTTCTTTTCATATGGATTATCTGCTGTTAGAATCCAGGAG GCTGTAGTGGACAAGAGATCTAGTCTTGTGGTTGCATCAAAGTTTCAGAAGGCAAGGACCCTGTGTTCAAGTTCCAG AAGGAAGGGAGATAGCTCAGCGATAAGCACTTCTGAAGTTTATAACGAAGAAGATGTGGAAGCAGTGGAAGAGGAGACGGAGGAAACAACCAATGGGAAGATATTTCTCCAGTGCAGATCACTAGCTGAACAAGTCCCTGATTTGGATGACTTAGCTGATTTTATCGAGTGCAAGCAAGGAAAGGACTACCCTTTGTGGCTAAAGCATCGCCAAGAATATCGAAAGTTGAAATGTGACAAGATGGCACTGTTAAGgtggaaaaggaaaaagaaatctTGGAAAGTCATGAAAAGGAATAAACCTTGA